A genomic region of Caulobacter sp. NIBR2454 contains the following coding sequences:
- a CDS encoding SDR family NAD(P)-dependent oxidoreductase, with protein MTSTAIYPSLKGKRVVVTGGGSGIGAGLVEGFVRQGAEVHFIDIAEADSKALAEALKDAPVAPVFHQCDLTDTDAIAAVFAAIGEVEVLVNNAGNDDRHTLDEVTSDYFDERIAVNLKHMVFCAKAVVPAMKAAGKGVIINFGSISWHLGLPDLVLYETAKAGIEGMTRALARELGGDGIRVVCINPGNVKTPRQMKWYTPEGEAEIVSQQCLKGRIEPADVASLVLFLASDDARFCTGHEYWIDAGWR; from the coding sequence ATGACCAGCACCGCCATCTATCCCAGCCTCAAGGGCAAACGCGTCGTCGTCACCGGAGGCGGCTCCGGCATCGGCGCCGGGCTCGTGGAGGGCTTCGTGCGCCAGGGCGCGGAAGTCCACTTCATCGACATCGCCGAGGCGGATTCCAAGGCGCTGGCGGAGGCGTTGAAGGATGCGCCGGTCGCGCCTGTCTTCCACCAATGCGACCTGACCGATACCGACGCGATCGCCGCCGTCTTCGCCGCCATCGGCGAGGTTGAGGTCCTGGTCAACAACGCCGGAAACGACGATCGTCACACCCTGGACGAAGTGACGTCGGACTATTTCGACGAGCGCATCGCCGTGAACCTCAAGCACATGGTGTTCTGCGCAAAGGCGGTGGTCCCGGCCATGAAGGCCGCCGGCAAGGGCGTGATCATCAACTTCGGCTCCATCTCCTGGCACCTCGGCTTGCCGGATCTGGTGCTCTACGAGACCGCCAAGGCGGGGATTGAGGGCATGACCCGCGCCCTGGCTCGTGAGCTCGGCGGCGACGGCATCCGCGTCGTCTGCATCAATCCCGGCAACGTGAAGACCCCGCGCCAGATGAAATGGTACACGCCCGAAGGCGAGGCCGAGATCGTCAGCCAGCAATGCCTGAAGGGCCGCATCGAGCCGGCCGACGTCGCCTCGCTCGTGCTGTTCCTGGCCTCGGACGACGCGCGATTCTGCACTGGTCACGAGTACTGGATCGACGCAGGTTGGCGCTGA
- a CDS encoding IlvD/Edd family dehydratase, which translates to MTTRQPKRPFRSREWFADPARSDMTALYLERFMNYGITPGELRSGRPIIGIAQSGSDLSPCNRIHVELAKRTAAGIRDAGGIPMEFPVHPIFENCRRPTAALDRNLAYLGLVEILHGYPIDAVVLTTGCDKTTPSGIMAASTVDIPAIVLSGGPMLDGWHEGELVGSGTVIWRSRRKLAAGEITEEEFLDRACASAPSAGHCNTMGTASTMNAVAEALGLSLTGCAAIPAPYRERGQMAYETGRRIVEMAYEDLRPSHILTRQSFLNAIAVVSAIGGSSNAQPHIVGMARHAGVEIGPDDWSAAYDLPLIVNMQPAGKYLGERFHRAGGVPAVMHELLEAGKIDGSCGTVTGETLAENLKGRVTHDREVITPYDQPLRERAGFLVLKGNLFDFAIMKTSVISDGFRERYMSTPGREGIFEARAVVFDGSDDYHHRINDPSLNIDENTILVIRGSGPLGWPGSAEVVNMQPPDALIQRGIMSLPTLGDGRQSGTADSPSILNASPESAAGGGLSWLRTGDVIHIDLNTGRCDALVDEAEIARRKTDLPAPPIPESQTPWEELYREKTGQLAEGGVLEFAVKYRQTSKKTPRHNH; encoded by the coding sequence ATGACGACACGCCAGCCCAAACGCCCCTTCCGCTCGCGCGAGTGGTTCGCCGACCCCGCGCGCAGCGACATGACCGCCCTCTATCTGGAGCGGTTCATGAACTACGGCATCACGCCGGGAGAGCTGCGTTCCGGCCGGCCGATCATCGGCATCGCTCAGAGCGGATCGGACCTGTCGCCCTGCAACCGCATCCATGTGGAGCTGGCCAAGCGCACGGCCGCCGGCATCCGCGACGCGGGCGGCATCCCGATGGAGTTCCCTGTCCATCCGATCTTCGAAAACTGCCGCCGCCCCACCGCGGCGCTGGATCGCAATCTGGCCTATCTTGGCCTGGTCGAGATCCTGCACGGCTATCCCATCGACGCGGTAGTCCTGACCACGGGCTGCGACAAGACCACCCCGTCGGGGATCATGGCGGCCTCCACCGTCGATATCCCGGCCATCGTCCTGTCCGGCGGACCGATGCTGGATGGCTGGCACGAGGGCGAGCTGGTCGGGTCGGGCACGGTGATCTGGCGTTCGCGCCGCAAGCTGGCAGCCGGTGAGATCACCGAAGAGGAATTCCTCGACCGCGCCTGCGCCTCGGCCCCATCCGCCGGGCATTGCAACACCATGGGCACGGCCTCGACCATGAACGCCGTGGCCGAGGCGCTTGGCCTGTCCCTCACCGGCTGCGCCGCCATTCCCGCGCCCTATCGCGAGCGTGGGCAGATGGCCTACGAGACCGGCCGCCGGATCGTGGAGATGGCCTATGAAGACCTGCGTCCCAGCCACATCCTGACCCGTCAGTCATTCCTCAACGCCATCGCCGTGGTCAGCGCCATCGGCGGCTCGTCCAACGCCCAGCCGCACATTGTCGGCATGGCGCGCCACGCGGGGGTCGAGATCGGTCCTGACGACTGGAGCGCGGCCTATGACCTGCCGCTGATCGTCAACATGCAGCCAGCCGGCAAGTATCTGGGCGAACGCTTCCATCGCGCCGGCGGCGTGCCGGCCGTGATGCACGAGCTGCTGGAGGCCGGGAAGATCGACGGCTCCTGTGGGACCGTCACCGGCGAGACCCTGGCCGAGAACCTCAAGGGCCGGGTCACCCACGACCGCGAGGTGATCACCCCCTACGATCAGCCTCTGCGTGAACGCGCCGGCTTCCTGGTGCTGAAGGGCAACCTGTTCGACTTCGCCATCATGAAGACGAGTGTCATCTCCGACGGCTTCCGCGAGCGCTATATGAGTACGCCCGGACGTGAGGGAATTTTCGAGGCCAGGGCCGTCGTGTTCGACGGATCGGACGACTATCACCACCGCATCAACGACCCGTCGCTGAACATCGACGAGAACACCATTCTGGTGATCCGCGGCTCGGGTCCGCTCGGCTGGCCCGGCTCGGCCGAGGTGGTCAACATGCAGCCGCCGGACGCCCTGATCCAACGCGGGATCATGAGCCTGCCGACCCTCGGCGACGGACGTCAGTCCGGCACAGCCGACAGCCCCTCGATCCTCAACGCCTCTCCAGAGAGCGCGGCGGGCGGCGGGCTGTCGTGGCTGCGGACCGGCGACGTCATCCACATCGACCTCAATACCGGACGCTGCGACGCCTTGGTGGACGAGGCCGAAATCGCACGACGCAAGACCGACCTGCCGGCGCCGCCAATCCCGGAAAGTCAGACGCCGTGGGAAGAACTCTACCGCGAGAAGACCGGCCAGCTGGCCGAAGGCGGCGTGCTTGAGTTCGCCGTCAAATACCGACAAACCTCAAAGAAAACGCCGAGACA